DNA sequence from the Acidimicrobiia bacterium genome:
GCGGCAGTTCATCTCCGTCCTCTGGGGCCATGGCCGAACTGCAATTCAAAAGCAAGCAACAGCAGGCGGGCGAAATCGAACGGATGGCGGTTCGCGTCAACCAGATCGACCAGGCGCTGAAGCGGCGCCAAACGCTCTGAGGCGCGACAGTCGGACTCCCGCCCAGAGGGCGAAGCCCCCTCGGCGACTTTCTTTCGGACTATACGGCCATGTCCGCCAAGCATCCTGGGGCTAGGTCAATAGAACTCGACTGGTTCGTCGTGAGTAGAGAACGTGAAATAACGCGCTTCTTCCTCGGGGTACCACCAGTACTCGAGCACTGCCCACAACGCCTCATCCGCAGGCGTCGTGAACGTCGTTTCAAACAGCACCCCCATACCTGACTCGGCCCTCAGCCGATGTTCGCCCGGTGCCAGGGATAGTTGATGCCGTACCCAGTCGTGCTGGTTACCAACCGAGAAACGATCATCCACCACGACGGCACCGTCGATAGTTACTCTGATGTCCACTGGCGAATCTTCAAAGCTCTGATTGCTCACATACAACAACATCTCGCCGGCGCTGATATCAATGGGCGAAGTGCTGGTCCCACACCCCGATGCCAGGACCGCTACGAGCAACACAGAGGATCCGAAAACGTGGGCGATGGCTCGTGGAAGGCCCATCACTACCCCATTCCAATATCACTGCACATGCAGCGAGTATGACACTCCAACGAAGCCGCTGGCCACAATCAGCCTCCTTGTGTCCAACATTCACCCGCGAACCTCTAGAACACCACATCAACGTACAGGCTGCCTGTGCCAAGGATCTTCCTCGAAAGCGAAAAACCGCAGCTGATACTGTGAATGCGCCCTCCACCTCCATGATCGGCCGACAACCGCACGACGCCACGGGCGACAGTCCCAGATTCGATATGCTCGTGCGAGATCACCGAATTCGACCGCATGTGTCAACAGCGAATGAGACACGTCGATGCCTCAGTCATTAATCAGCTTGTCCAAACGCTCGTCTCACGGTCCGAACACATTTGCCCAGTCGGCGGCGATGGCACTGTCATAGGTCATGGTGAATCCGCAGGCGAACACAAATCCGCCTGAGCCCGACACCAGGTAGCGCGAGCCGATCTCGAAGGTAGCTCCTGTCGGTGAAACCGAGGTGATCCCGCCGACTAGTCCGGTGGCATCGAGTGTCACCTGGTCGGCCGTTCCGCCCGTGAACCATGTATTCACGTCGAAGCTGACAGTGTCACCGTCGATGGACGCCAGGGTTCCGTCGAAAGCCACGTCGCGGTTGGCGAGGGTTTGTGGATCGTATGACTCAAGGCACATCGCGGGTGACGCGATCGGAACTCCTCCGGCGATCTGATCAGGCTGAACGTCGCCGTTGCGTGCGACAGTCACGCCGATGATTGCCACCGCGACGACCGCAGCTCCGCCCATTGCCAAGGCCATCCGGTAGAGGGGGCGCGTGACCGGCGCCCGGGCGGGTGCATAAGCCGTGTCGATAGTGGTGATCTCATGAAAGAGGGTTGTGGCGTGTGGTCCGGAGGTGTCTGCGGGCGCATCCGCTGGATCGAGCGGATCGGCGCGACGAAGCGCCGCAAGCGCGTCACCCTCGTACTTCCTGCTCATGTCTCGGCCTCCTCGATCGGTACTGCGTCGATGCCGTTCACTGCGTTAAGTGTCCGGCTCCCCTCGGCAGATTGCACTTCATGTTTCCCTTCTGGGGCATATCCCAGCCTGGCAAGTTCCTTGGCCAGCCGCCCGCGTGCCCGATGAAGGCGCAACGCTACCGTTGCCGCCGTGATGTCAAGGGCCACGGCGATCTCCTCGTTCGTCAAGTCGTCCCACGTTGCCAGGGTGAGGATCTCCCGGTCGTCCGGCCTGAGCCGGCCGAGGGCGACTCGGACAACTTCGGGTCCGTCCTCCGAGGCCGACGATTTGGCGGGAGTTTCTGTCTGAAACCGCTCGGCAAGGCGCCGTCGTCGATCAGTGGAGCGATAGTGATTCGAGAGCACGCGGCGGGCAATCCCGTACAGCCAGGGGATCCGTGCGTGTTCCGGCGGCATGTCGTCAATGCGACGCCAGGCCGTCATGAAAGTATCCCCGACGATGTCGTATGCCTCGTCCTGGGAACGGGCTCGCCGCAGTGCGTAGGCCACAATCCGAGGATATCCGGCGTCATACAACAAGCGGAATTGTTCTACACGAGCTTCGTCGGTCATGTCCTCCCTTGAGCCGACAGTGGCCTCGAAAAACCCTGAAGAAACAGGCCGGACGCTACCACAACAGTCCTTCCGCGTGCTCGCTCGTGGCGGGTACGGGCGCTGGCAACTTGGCCACGACGCGCAAGCGGGGAGGACCCCGGTCCTCCCCGCCTTCTGAGCTGCATTGCTAGGGAGAAACTTCGACCACGGTGTCGTCGATCTGACCCTCAAAGCCCGGAACCGGCATCCCGCTGCTCGACACGCCCTCAACCACAGTCTCCTCGACGGAACCTTCAAAGCCCGGAACCGGCATGCCACTCCCGGCGACCCCGTCATCGGAGGAATTGGCCAGCACGAACCCCGTTGTCGATCCCGCCACCACCAGGGCTGCGATGGCCAACACGATCTTCTTGTTCATTTCTATCTCCTTTGGGTCTTAGATGCAGCATCTCTTGCTGCTTTCAAACCCTGTGTGTCCGGCAGGCCCGCCGTCATTTCACCTATCTCGCGGAAGTAGACCGAAAACCCCGGCGCACATCTCGACCCAGGCAACAGCGCCGCTGGGTTCTGACACAAGAACGCCACCGAGTAGGTCTTCTGGCAGGCCTGCAATCTCGAGTGTCCGACGCGAGTGTTCTCGACCTTCGGAGAGGATTTCGAGTCCGACTGCTGCACTCGGGAACCACGCTTCGCTGAGGTCGCTGTATGTCGCCGTGCCTCCCGCTTACGGCGTGGGTTGCCAGACCGGAGACATGAAGCTACCGGTAGTGACGAGGGCTACGGGGTCCTCGCCCTCGGCCGGTATCATCCATAGCTCCCGGGTCCCGGAGGTGTGGAGCGGATAGATGATCCACTCACCGTCCGGCGTGTACCGAGGTTGGTATGGCCGGCGTGCCACGATCTCGTAGAACGTCAGCTGCTCGACTTCGGATCCATCTGGTCGCATCCGGTGAAGATCACTCCCGGCCCGGTCGAGTCCCTCGGAG
Encoded proteins:
- a CDS encoding RNA polymerase sigma factor, with translation MTDEARVEQFRLLYDAGYPRIVAYALRRARSQDEAYDIVGDTFMTAWRRIDDMPPEHARIPWLYGIARRVLSNHYRSTDRRRRLAERFQTETPAKSSASEDGPEVVRVALGRLRPDDREILTLATWDDLTNEEIAVALDITAATVALRLHRARGRLAKELARLGYAPEGKHEVQSAEGSRTLNAVNGIDAVPIEEAET